Proteins encoded within one genomic window of Lampris incognitus isolate fLamInc1 chromosome 19, fLamInc1.hap2, whole genome shotgun sequence:
- the rmdn1 gene encoding regulator of microtubule dynamics protein 1, producing MAGRLFARCVSRTWISVPGLKPARIRRANWQCWTTSKTAALNGGRAALLLGLPTLYLGFEAYQRVHSTAVVHALEREEVLEQADYLYSAAETEKLYQLLLQYKDINDAEFLWRLARASHDLSLMPNIAADQKKTLTYEAFEYAKKALERDEGCFAAHKWYAVCLSDVGDYEGVKVKIGNSFIIRDHLERAIELNPKDATSIYILGYWCFAFAELPWYQRKVAAVIFASPPTATYEEALAFFLKAEEVDPNFYSKNLLMLGKTYMAMKNKEQALHWLTKAKDYPPHTQEDKEVHKEAAELLKKLG from the exons ATGGCTGGAAGACTTTTCGCACGATGTGTTTCCAGGACTTGGATATCAGTGCCCGGTCTCAAACCCGCAAGGATAAGGAGGGCAAATTGGCAGTGTTGGACAACATCGAAGACTGCTGCTCTAAAC GGTGGACGGGCTGCATTGCTGTTGGGCCTGCCTACACTTTATCTGGGATTTGAAGCTTACCAAAGAGTTCATAGTACAGCTGTTGTCCATGCTTTAGAAAGAG AGGAGGTTTTGGAGCAGGCAGACTACCTGTACAGCGCTGCAGAGACTGAAAAACTCTATCAGCTTCTACTGCAGTATAAGGACAT CAATGATGCAGAGTTCTTGTGGAGGCTGGCACGGGCGTCACATGACTTGTCTCTCATGCCGAACATCGCTGCTGATCAGAAAAAGACGCTGACCTATGAGGCCTTCGAATACGCCAAGAAGGCCTTGGAGAGGGATGAAGGCTGTTTTGCAGCACACAAG TGGTATGCAGTGTGCCTTAGCGACGTTGGGGATTATGAAGGAGTCAAGGTGAAAATTGGAAATTCCTTCATCATCAGGGATCATCTAGAG AGGGCCATTGAGCTAAATCCCAAAGACGCCACCTCGATATACATCCTGGGCTACTG GTGCTTTGCTTTTGCCGAGCTGCCTTGGTACCAGCGCAAAGTGGCAGCTGTAATCTTTGCATCGCCGCCTACAGCCACATACGAGGAG GCTTTGGCATTCTTCCTGAAAGCTGAAGAAG TTGATCCCAATTTCTACAGTAAAAACCTTCTTATGCTGGGTAAGACCTACATGGCCATGAAAAACAAGGAGCAAGCTCTGCACTGGCTGACCAAAGCAAAAGACTACCCTCCGCACACACAGGAAGACAAAGAG GTCCACAAAGAAGCTGCTGAACTTCTAAAGAAGCTGGGATGA